A portion of the Pseudomonas sp. PSE14 genome contains these proteins:
- the glpD gene encoding glycerol-3-phosphate dehydrogenase: protein MNPTRSRHAPLAEVYDLAVVGGGINGVGIAADAAGRGLSVFLCEQHDLASHTSSASSKLIHGGLRYLEHHEFRLVREALAEREVLLAKAPHIVHPLRFVLPHRPHLRPAWMIRAGLFLYDHLGKREKLPGSRGLRFGPESPLKAEISRGFEYSDCSVDDARLVVLNAMSAREHGAHIHPRTRCVSARRSKGLWHLHLERKDGSLYSVRARCLVNAAGPWVDRFLREELRQRPPYGIRLIQGSHLIVPRLYDGDHAYILQNEDRRIVFAIPYLQRFTLIGTTDREYKGDPAQICISEEETDYLLNVVNAHFKRQLGREDILRSFSGVRPLCDDESDDPSAVTRDYTLALDNTPGEAPLLSVFGGKLTTYRKLAEAALEQLAPYFAGVMGPRWTASAPLPGGEAMLGIEDLAIQLMEHLRQLDPALARRWASTYGNRIWKLLDGAANLSELGEHLGGGLYAREVEYLCREEWAREAEDILWRRTKLGLFLTDRQQERLEQFLHSESPLEPSTQVA, encoded by the coding sequence ATGAACCCAACCCGCTCACGCCACGCGCCCCTGGCCGAAGTCTATGACCTGGCCGTCGTCGGCGGCGGCATCAACGGCGTGGGCATCGCGGCAGACGCCGCCGGGCGCGGCCTGTCGGTGTTCCTCTGCGAACAGCATGACCTGGCCAGCCACACCTCCTCCGCCAGCAGCAAGCTGATCCACGGTGGCCTGCGCTACCTCGAACACCACGAATTCCGCCTGGTGCGCGAAGCCCTGGCCGAACGCGAAGTACTGCTGGCCAAGGCACCGCATATCGTCCATCCGCTGCGCTTCGTCCTGCCGCACCGTCCGCACCTGCGTCCGGCCTGGATGATCCGCGCCGGCCTGTTCCTTTACGACCACCTCGGCAAGCGCGAGAAGCTGCCGGGTTCGCGCGGCCTGCGTTTCGGCCCGGAAAGCCCGCTGAAAGCCGAGATCAGCCGCGGTTTCGAATATTCCGACTGCTCGGTGGACGACGCCCGCCTGGTGGTGCTCAACGCCATGAGCGCCCGCGAGCACGGCGCGCATATCCACCCGCGCACCCGCTGCGTCAGTGCACGGCGCAGCAAGGGGCTGTGGCACCTGCACCTGGAGCGCAAGGACGGCAGCCTCTACTCGGTCCGCGCCCGCTGCCTGGTGAACGCCGCCGGCCCCTGGGTCGACCGCTTTCTGCGCGAGGAACTGCGCCAGCGCCCGCCCTATGGCATCCGTCTGATCCAGGGCAGCCACCTGATCGTGCCGCGCCTCTACGACGGCGATCATGCCTACATCCTGCAGAACGAGGACCGCCGCATCGTCTTCGCCATCCCGTATCTGCAGCGCTTCACCCTGATCGGCACCACCGACCGCGAGTACAAGGGCGACCCGGCGCAGATCTGCATCAGCGAGGAAGAGACCGATTACCTGCTGAACGTGGTCAATGCCCACTTCAAGCGCCAACTCGGCCGCGAGGACATCCTGCGCAGCTTCTCCGGGGTTCGCCCGCTGTGCGATGACGAGTCCGACGATCCGTCCGCCGTCACCCGCGACTACACCCTGGCGCTGGACAACACCCCCGGCGAAGCCCCGCTGCTCTCAGTGTTCGGCGGCAAGCTCACCACCTACCGCAAGCTCGCCGAAGCCGCGCTGGAGCAACTGGCGCCCTACTTCGCCGGCGTCATGGGTCCGCGCTGGACCGCCAGCGCCCCGTTGCCCGGCGGCGAAGCGATGCTCGGCATCGAGGACCTGGCCATCCAATTGATGGAGCACCTGCGCCAGCTCGACCCCGCTCTCGCCCGGCGCTGGGCCAGCACCTACGGCAATCGCATCTGGAAGCTGCTGGACGGTGCCGCCAACCTCAGCGAGCTGGGCGAACACCTGGGTGGCGGGCTCTATGCCCGTGAAGTGGAATACCTGTGCCGCGAGGAGTGGGCGCGCGAAGCCGAAGACATTCTCTGGCGCCGCACCAAGCTCGGCCTGTTCCTCACCGACCGGCAGCAGGAGCGGCTGGAGCAGTTCCTGCACAGCGAAAGCCCGCTGGAGCCGAGCACGCAGGTGGCCTGA
- a CDS encoding DeoR/GlpR family transcriptional regulator, whose translation MNLPPRQQSILDLVRERGYLSIEELAQQFAVTPQTIRRDINQLAEQSLLRRYHGGAAWDSSVENTAYNTRADQMRDEKQRIAEAIAAHIPDNASLFINIGTTTEAIARALLGHSHLKIITNNLHVASILAGKADFEVLVAGGTVRSDGGVVGQAAVDFIEQFRVDFAVVGISGIDDDGSLLDFDYQEVRVSRAIIDNARQVFLAADSSKFGRNAMVRLGPIALVNRVFTDSPPPSAVARLLAQHKVQLELV comes from the coding sequence ATGAACCTGCCACCCCGACAGCAAAGCATCCTCGACCTGGTCCGCGAGCGCGGCTACCTGAGCATCGAGGAACTCGCCCAGCAGTTCGCCGTCACCCCGCAGACCATCCGCCGCGACATCAACCAGCTCGCCGAACAGAGCCTGCTGCGCCGCTACCACGGCGGCGCGGCCTGGGACTCGAGTGTCGAGAACACCGCCTACAACACCCGCGCCGACCAGATGCGCGACGAGAAGCAGCGCATCGCCGAAGCCATCGCCGCGCACATCCCGGACAACGCCTCGCTGTTCATCAACATCGGCACCACCACCGAAGCGATCGCCCGCGCCCTGCTCGGCCACAGCCACCTGAAGATCATCACCAACAACCTGCACGTGGCCAGCATCCTCGCCGGCAAGGCCGACTTCGAAGTGCTGGTCGCCGGCGGCACGGTGCGCAGCGACGGCGGCGTGGTCGGCCAGGCGGCCGTGGACTTCATCGAGCAGTTCCGCGTCGACTTCGCCGTGGTCGGCATCAGCGGCATCGACGACGACGGCAGCCTGCTGGACTTCGACTACCAGGAAGTGCGCGTCTCCCGCGCCATCATCGACAACGCCCGGCAGGTGTTCCTCGCCGCCGACTCCAGCAAGTTCGGGCGCAACGCCATGGTGCGCCTGGGACCGATCGCCCTGGTCAACCGCGTGTTCACCGACAGTCCGCCCCCCTCCGCCGTGGCGCGCCTGCTGGCACAGCACAAGGTCCAGCTCGAACTGGTCTGA
- the glpK gene encoding glycerol kinase GlpK — MTNLTNKKYVVALDQGTTSSRAIIFDHDANVVSVAQREFAQIYPQPGWVEHDPMEIWATQSSTLVEALAQANIGVAEVAAIGITNQRETTLVWDKASGRPIHNAIVWQCRRSAAICEQLKRDGLEQHIRDTTGLVIDPYFSGTKLKWILDNVDGARERAQRGELLFGTVDSWLIWKLTEGEVHVTDYTNASRTLLFDIHKRDWDERLLTALDIPRAMLPQVRASSEIYGHCKVGGLGVHRTPIAGIAGDQQAALFGQMCVEPGQAKNTYGTGCFLLMNTGAKAVKSTHGLLTTIACGPRGEVAYALEGAVFNGGSTVQWLRDELKVINDAHDSEYFATKVKDSNGVYLVPAFTGLGAPYWDPYARGALFGLTRGVKADHLIRATLESIAYQTRDVLDAMQQDAGEPLRALRVDGGAVANNFLMQFQADILGTPVERPQMRETTALGAAVLAGLACGFWGSLAELKNKAVIERVFQPACDEAERARLYAGWKKAVERTRGWAAED; from the coding sequence ATGACGAACCTTACGAACAAGAAATATGTCGTTGCCCTCGACCAGGGCACCACCAGCTCCCGCGCCATCATCTTCGATCATGATGCCAACGTGGTCAGCGTGGCCCAGCGCGAGTTCGCGCAGATCTACCCGCAGCCGGGCTGGGTCGAGCACGACCCCATGGAAATCTGGGCAACTCAGAGCTCGACCCTGGTGGAGGCGCTGGCCCAGGCCAACATCGGCGTCGCCGAAGTGGCCGCCATCGGCATCACCAACCAGCGCGAGACCACCCTGGTGTGGGACAAGGCCAGCGGCCGGCCGATCCACAACGCCATTGTCTGGCAGTGCCGGCGCAGCGCGGCGATCTGCGAGCAGCTCAAGCGCGACGGCCTGGAACAGCACATCCGCGACACCACCGGACTGGTCATCGACCCCTACTTCTCCGGCACCAAGCTCAAGTGGATCCTCGACAACGTCGACGGCGCTCGCGAACGCGCCCAGCGCGGCGAGCTGCTGTTCGGTACCGTGGACAGCTGGCTGATCTGGAAGCTCACCGAAGGCGAGGTGCACGTCACCGACTACACCAACGCCTCGCGCACCCTGCTGTTCGATATCCACAAGCGCGACTGGGACGAGCGCCTGCTCACCGCGCTGGACATCCCGCGTGCCATGCTGCCACAGGTGCGCGCCTCCTCGGAAATCTACGGCCACTGCAAGGTCGGTGGCCTGGGCGTGCACCGCACGCCGATCGCCGGTATCGCCGGCGACCAGCAGGCCGCGTTGTTCGGCCAGATGTGCGTGGAGCCGGGCCAGGCGAAGAACACCTACGGCACCGGCTGCTTCCTGCTGATGAACACTGGCGCCAAGGCGGTGAAATCCACCCACGGCCTGCTCACCACCATCGCCTGCGGCCCGCGCGGCGAAGTGGCCTATGCGCTGGAAGGCGCGGTGTTCAACGGCGGCTCCACCGTGCAGTGGCTACGCGACGAGCTGAAGGTGATCAACGACGCCCACGACTCCGAATACTTCGCCACCAAGGTGAAGGACAGCAACGGCGTGTACCTGGTCCCCGCCTTCACCGGCCTCGGCGCCCCCTACTGGGACCCGTACGCCCGTGGCGCGCTGTTCGGCCTGACCCGCGGGGTCAAGGCCGACCACCTGATCCGCGCCACCCTGGAATCCATCGCCTACCAGACCCGCGACGTGCTCGACGCCATGCAGCAGGACGCCGGCGAGCCGCTGCGCGCCCTGCGCGTGGACGGTGGCGCGGTGGCCAACAACTTCCTCATGCAGTTCCAGGCCGACATCCTCGGCACTCCCGTGGAGCGCCCACAGATGCGCGAAACCACTGCCCTGGGCGCCGCCGTACTGGCGGGGCTGGCGTGCGGGTTCTGGGGGAGCCTGGCCGAATTGAAAAACAAAGCGGTGATCGAGCGGGTATTTCAGCCGGCGTGTGACGAAGCGGAGCGCGCACGGCTGTATGCGGGGTGGAAGAAGGCGGTGGAGCGTACTCGCGGCTGGGCCGCCGAGGACTGA
- the ybaK gene encoding Cys-tRNA(Pro) deacylase: protein MTPAIDLLKKNRAEHQVLSYEHDPKAPSYGLEAAEKLNLDPARVFKTLLAASEKGELLVAVVPVAGTLDLKALAHAAGVKKADMADPNAAQRATGYLVGGISPLGQKKRLRTFIDESAQGFPTIHVSAGRRGLEVELSAGTLATLTAAKFAPIGRS from the coding sequence ATGACTCCCGCCATCGACCTGTTGAAGAAGAACCGCGCCGAACACCAGGTGCTGAGCTACGAGCACGACCCCAAGGCGCCCTCTTATGGGCTGGAGGCTGCCGAGAAGCTCAACCTCGATCCGGCCCGGGTGTTCAAGACCCTGCTGGCCGCCAGCGAGAAGGGCGAGCTGCTGGTGGCCGTGGTGCCGGTGGCCGGCACCCTGGACCTCAAGGCGCTGGCCCATGCTGCCGGGGTGAAGAAGGCCGACATGGCCGACCCCAACGCCGCCCAGCGCGCCACCGGCTATCTGGTCGGCGGCATCAGCCCGCTGGGGCAGAAGAAGCGCCTGCGCACCTTCATCGACGAATCCGCCCAGGGTTTCCCGACCATCCATGTCAGCGCCGGCCGGCGCGGCCTGGAAGTGGAACTGAGCGCCGGGACGCTGGCCACGCTGACTGCCGCGAAGTTCGCCCCGATCGGTCGAAGCTGA
- a CDS encoding PhzF family phenazine biosynthesis protein — MQLDFHQVDAFTDRPFAGNPAMVYRLDAWLADELMQKIAAEHNLSETAFLVNEADGWRIRWFTPTAEVPLCGHATLASAHVLFEVFGEPGQSLEFNSQSGPLRVFREEGRLALDFPAQSPSEAGSTVELEQALGLPVVDALNTQSHLLVLLESEYAVRSCSPDFAALARMPYLGVIVTARSDDHDFVSRFFAPAIGLNEDPVTGAAHCSLIPYWSQRLNKLQMHAYQCSARGGELWCRLEGDRVRIAGHSRLIASGRIVI; from the coding sequence ATGCAACTCGACTTCCATCAGGTCGATGCCTTCACCGACCGCCCCTTCGCCGGCAACCCGGCGATGGTCTACCGCCTGGATGCCTGGCTGGCCGACGAGTTGATGCAGAAGATCGCCGCCGAGCACAACCTGTCCGAAACCGCGTTCCTGGTGAACGAGGCCGACGGCTGGCGCATCCGCTGGTTCACCCCGACCGCCGAGGTGCCGCTGTGCGGCCATGCAACGCTGGCGAGCGCCCATGTGCTGTTCGAGGTGTTCGGCGAGCCGGGCCAATCCCTGGAGTTCAATTCGCAATCCGGGCCGCTGCGGGTGTTCCGCGAGGAAGGCCGGCTGGCCCTGGATTTCCCCGCCCAGTCGCCAAGCGAGGCGGGCAGCACCGTGGAGCTGGAGCAGGCGCTGGGCCTGCCGGTAGTGGACGCCCTGAATACCCAGTCGCACCTGCTGGTGCTGCTGGAGTCGGAATACGCGGTGCGCAGTTGTTCGCCCGACTTCGCGGCACTGGCGCGCATGCCGTACCTGGGGGTGATCGTCACCGCGCGCAGCGACGACCATGACTTCGTCTCGCGCTTCTTCGCCCCGGCCATCGGCCTCAACGAAGACCCGGTCACCGGCGCTGCCCATTGCAGCCTGATTCCCTACTGGTCGCAGCGCCTGAACAAGCTGCAGATGCATGCTTACCAGTGCTCGGCGCGTGGCGGCGAGCTGTGGTGCCGCCTGGAGGGGGATCGGGTGCGTATCGCCGGCCATTCGCGGCTGATCGCCAGCGGCCGGATCGTCATCTGA
- a CDS encoding ABC transporter ATP-binding protein, whose translation MTQPLLLTLDNLSCGYEQQRVVQGVSLHLNAGDIGCLLGPSGCGKTTTLRAIAGFEPVQDGRIELAGEVISRPGFTLSPEKRRIGMVFQDYALFPHLSVADNIAFGIRKHPERTRIVDELLQLVKLDALGQRYPHELSGGQQQRVALARALAPQPQLLLLDEPFSNLDVELRRQLSHEVRDILKARGTSAILVTHDQEEAFAVSDHVGVFRHGRLEQWDTPFNLYHEPQTPFVASFIGQGYFIRGQMHGADAVQTELGVLRGNRAYSLPDGSAVDVLLRPDDLVPAAEGALKARIVGKSFLGAATLYRLQLPTGTQLESIFPSHADHQPGDEVGISVAAEHLVLFPAQGSVEAQQVLNRQR comes from the coding sequence ATGACACAACCGCTGCTGCTCACCCTCGATAACCTTTCCTGTGGCTATGAACAGCAGCGCGTGGTGCAAGGCGTCAGCCTGCACCTGAATGCCGGCGACATCGGCTGCCTACTGGGCCCTTCGGGGTGCGGCAAGACCACCACGCTGCGCGCCATCGCCGGATTCGAGCCGGTGCAGGACGGGCGCATCGAACTGGCCGGCGAAGTCATCTCCCGCCCCGGCTTCACCCTGTCGCCGGAGAAGCGCCGGATCGGCATGGTGTTCCAGGACTACGCGCTGTTCCCGCACCTGTCGGTGGCGGACAACATCGCCTTCGGCATTCGCAAGCATCCCGAGCGCACGCGCATCGTCGACGAGCTGCTGCAACTGGTGAAGCTCGATGCCCTGGGCCAGCGCTACCCGCACGAACTCTCCGGCGGCCAGCAACAGCGCGTGGCCCTGGCCCGTGCGCTGGCTCCGCAACCGCAACTGCTGCTGCTCGACGAACCCTTTTCCAACCTCGACGTGGAGCTGCGCCGCCAGCTCAGCCACGAGGTGCGCGACATTCTCAAGGCGCGCGGCACCAGTGCCATCCTGGTCACCCATGATCAGGAAGAAGCCTTCGCCGTCAGCGACCATGTGGGCGTGTTCCGCCACGGCCGGCTGGAGCAGTGGGATACCCCGTTCAATCTCTACCACGAACCGCAGACGCCCTTCGTGGCCAGCTTCATCGGCCAGGGCTACTTCATTCGTGGCCAGATGCACGGCGCCGACGCGGTGCAGACCGAACTGGGTGTGCTGCGCGGCAACCGCGCCTACAGCCTGCCCGATGGCAGCGCGGTGGATGTGCTGCTGCGTCCGGACGACCTGGTGCCTGCCGCCGAGGGTGCGCTCAAGGCGCGGATCGTCGGCAAGTCATTCCTCGGCGCCGCGACCCTTTACCGTCTTCAGCTTCCCACCGGCACCCAGCTGGAATCGATCTTCCCCAGCCATGCCGATCACCAACCCGGTGATGAGGTAGGCATCAGCGTGGCCGCCGAGCACCTGGTACTGTTCCCCGCCCAGGGCAGCGTGGAAGCGCAACAGGTCCTCAACCGCCAGCGTTGA
- the argF gene encoding ornithine carbamoyltransferase: MSARHFLSMLDYTTDELLGLIRRGSELKDLRDRGVLYEPLKNRVLGMIFEKASTRTRISFEAGMIQLGGQAIFLSPRDTQLGRGEPIADAAKVMSRMVDAVMIRTFAHSNLIEFSENSRVPVINGLSDDLHPCQLLADMQTFHEHRGSIAGKTVAWIGDGNNMCNSYIEAAIRFDFQLRVACPEGYEPNAALLELAGDRVKVVRDPREAAAGAHLVSTDVWASMGQEDEAAARLRLFQPYQVTRALLDGAAADVLFMHCLPAHRGEEISEDLLDDARSVAWDQAENRLHAQKALLELLVEHAHYA; encoded by the coding sequence ATGAGCGCACGGCACTTCCTCTCGATGCTGGATTACACGACCGACGAACTTCTCGGTCTGATCCGCCGCGGCAGCGAGCTGAAGGACCTGCGTGACCGAGGCGTGCTCTACGAGCCCCTGAAGAACCGCGTGCTGGGCATGATCTTCGAGAAAGCCTCGACCCGTACGCGGATTTCCTTCGAAGCCGGCATGATCCAGCTCGGCGGCCAGGCCATTTTCCTCTCCCCGCGCGACACCCAGCTGGGCCGCGGCGAGCCGATCGCCGATGCCGCGAAGGTGATGTCGCGGATGGTCGATGCGGTGATGATCCGCACCTTCGCCCACAGCAACCTGATCGAGTTCTCCGAGAATTCCCGCGTGCCGGTGATCAACGGCCTGTCGGACGACCTGCACCCCTGCCAGCTGCTGGCCGACATGCAGACCTTCCATGAGCATCGCGGCAGCATCGCCGGCAAGACCGTGGCCTGGATCGGCGACGGCAACAACATGTGCAACAGCTACATCGAGGCGGCCATCCGCTTCGACTTCCAGCTGCGCGTGGCCTGCCCGGAAGGCTATGAGCCGAACGCCGCCCTGCTGGAGCTGGCGGGCGATCGCGTGAAGGTCGTCCGCGACCCGCGCGAGGCGGCGGCCGGCGCGCACCTGGTGAGCACCGACGTCTGGGCCTCGATGGGCCAGGAAGACGAAGCGGCCGCGCGCCTGCGCCTGTTCCAGCCATATCAGGTAACACGTGCGCTGCTCGATGGCGCGGCGGCGGATGTACTATTCATGCACTGCCTGCCGGCCCACCGTGGCGAAGAGATCAGCGAAGACCTGCTGGACGACGCGCGCTCGGTGGCCTGGGACCAGGCGGAAAACCGTCTGCACGCCCAGAAAGCCCTGCTCGAACTGCTGGTCGAGCACGCCCACTACGCCTGA
- a CDS encoding molybdopterin oxidoreductase family protein, translating into MSKTLHHRACHLCEAICGLTIETEDERILSIKGDSQDSFSRGHVCPKAVALQDIQNDPDRLRQPVRRVGSEWQPIGWDEAFELVASRLADIRERHGNDAVAVYQGNPSVHNYGLMTHSNYFLGQLKTRNRYSATSVDQLPHHLVSQQMFGHGLLIPIPDIDQTDFMLILGGNPLASNGSIMTVPDVEKRLKAVKARGGKLVVVDPRRTETAAIADQHLFVRPGEDAALLLGILDTLFSEGLTRESHLPVSGLAAVREALKPFKVEAMAKRCGVPAEDIRQLARDFAVADKAVCYGRMGVSTQVFGSLCQWLVQLINLLTGNLDRVGGTLCTTPAVDLVASTSGGAFNRWQSRVSGLPEYGGELPVAALAEEMLTDGDGQVRALVTVAGNPVLSTPNGRRLEQALDGLEFMLSVDLYINETTRYADLILPPTAPLEHDHYDTTFNIFAVRNVTRFNEAVLPKPQGALHDWEIFVGLAKAYAARMGSELKPTMAPEQMIEMGLRFGPYGDASEHKLNLARLREHPHGLDLGPLQPNLAARLKTASRQVEAAPEILLKDLRRFADTQAPAADQLLLIGRRHVRSNNSWMHNYHRLVKGKPRHQLLMHPRDLAARGLADGQKVRVRSRVGSIEIEVAASDEVMAGVVSLPHGWGHGRPGVQLSIAREQGGASANDLTDERHLDALSGNTALNGVPVEVESA; encoded by the coding sequence ATGAGCAAGACCCTCCACCACCGTGCGTGCCATTTGTGCGAGGCCATCTGCGGCCTGACCATCGAGACCGAAGACGAGCGCATCCTCTCGATCAAGGGCGATTCGCAGGACAGCTTCAGCCGTGGCCATGTCTGTCCCAAGGCCGTGGCGCTGCAGGACATCCAGAATGACCCGGACCGCCTGCGCCAGCCGGTTCGACGGGTCGGCAGCGAATGGCAACCGATCGGCTGGGACGAGGCTTTCGAACTCGTCGCCTCACGGCTGGCGGATATCCGTGAACGCCATGGCAACGACGCTGTCGCGGTGTACCAGGGCAATCCCAGCGTGCACAACTACGGGCTGATGACCCACAGCAACTACTTCCTCGGCCAGTTGAAGACGCGCAACCGCTACTCGGCGACCTCGGTGGACCAGCTGCCGCACCACCTGGTCAGCCAGCAGATGTTCGGCCACGGCCTGCTGATCCCGATCCCGGACATCGACCAGACCGATTTCATGTTGATCCTCGGCGGCAACCCGCTGGCGTCCAACGGCAGCATCATGACCGTGCCGGACGTGGAGAAGCGCCTGAAGGCCGTGAAGGCGCGCGGTGGCAAGCTCGTGGTGGTCGACCCCCGGCGCACGGAAACTGCCGCGATTGCCGACCAGCACCTGTTCGTCCGTCCCGGCGAGGACGCCGCGTTGTTGCTGGGTATCCTCGACACGCTGTTCAGCGAAGGGCTGACCCGCGAGAGCCATCTGCCGGTGAGCGGCCTTGCGGCTGTGCGGGAGGCGCTGAAACCGTTCAAGGTCGAGGCGATGGCGAAGCGTTGCGGCGTGCCGGCCGAGGACATCCGCCAGCTGGCGCGGGACTTCGCCGTCGCCGACAAGGCTGTCTGCTACGGCCGCATGGGTGTTTCCACGCAGGTCTTCGGCAGTCTCTGCCAGTGGCTGGTGCAACTGATCAACCTGCTGACCGGCAACCTCGACCGGGTCGGTGGCACCCTGTGCACCACTCCGGCGGTGGACCTGGTGGCGAGCACCTCCGGTGGCGCCTTCAACCGTTGGCAGAGCCGCGTCTCCGGCCTGCCGGAGTACGGCGGCGAGCTGCCGGTGGCGGCACTGGCCGAAGAAATGCTCACCGACGGCGACGGACAGGTCCGCGCGCTGGTGACGGTGGCGGGCAACCCGGTGCTCTCCACGCCCAACGGCCGGCGCCTGGAGCAGGCGCTGGACGGCCTGGAATTCATGCTCAGTGTCGATCTCTACATCAACGAGACCACCCGCTACGCCGACCTGATCCTGCCGCCCACCGCGCCGCTGGAGCACGATCACTACGACACCACCTTCAATATCTTCGCGGTGCGCAACGTCACGCGCTTCAACGAGGCGGTGCTGCCCAAGCCGCAGGGCGCGCTGCACGACTGGGAAATCTTCGTGGGGCTGGCCAAGGCATACGCCGCACGCATGGGCAGCGAACTCAAACCGACCATGGCGCCGGAGCAGATGATCGAGATGGGCCTGCGTTTCGGCCCCTATGGCGATGCCTCCGAGCACAAGCTCAACCTGGCGCGGTTGCGGGAACATCCCCACGGGCTGGACCTCGGCCCGCTGCAGCCCAACCTTGCGGCGCGCCTGAAAACCGCCAGCCGCCAGGTCGAAGCAGCGCCGGAGATCCTGCTGAAAGACCTGCGCCGCTTTGCCGACACCCAGGCGCCGGCAGCGGACCAGTTGCTGCTGATCGGCCGCCGCCATGTGCGCAGCAACAATTCCTGGATGCACAACTATCACCGCCTGGTGAAGGGCAAGCCACGTCACCAGTTGCTCATGCACCCGCGGGACCTGGCGGCGCGCGGGCTGGCGGACGGGCAGAAGGTGCGGGTGCGCTCGCGGGTCGGCAGCATCGAGATCGAGGTGGCGGCCAGCGACGAGGTAATGGCCGGCGTGGTCAGCCTGCCCCACGGCTGGGGGCACGGGCGGCCGGGTGTACAACTGTCGATTGCTCGCGAGCAGGGTGGGGCCAGCGCCAACGACCTGACCGACGAGCGCCATCTGGATGCGCTCTCCGGCAACACGGCGCTGAACGGCGTGCCCGTTGAGGTCGAGTCGGCCTGA
- the grxD gene encoding Grx4 family monothiol glutaredoxin: MDIIDTIKEQIANNPVLLYMKGSPNAPQCGFSARAAQVLMACGEKFAYVDILQNPEIRANLPKYANWPTFPQLWVGGELVGGSDILVEMFEKGELQPLIKDAVGKADA, translated from the coding sequence ATGGATATCATCGATACCATCAAAGAACAGATCGCCAACAACCCCGTCCTGCTGTACATGAAGGGCTCGCCGAACGCTCCGCAGTGCGGTTTCTCGGCCCGCGCTGCGCAGGTGCTGATGGCATGCGGCGAGAAGTTCGCCTACGTCGACATCCTGCAGAACCCGGAAATCCGCGCCAACCTGCCCAAGTACGCCAACTGGCCGACCTTCCCGCAACTGTGGGTCGGCGGTGAGCTGGTCGGCGGCAGCGACATCCTGGTCGAGATGTTCGAAAAGGGCGAATTGCAGCCGCTGATCAAGGACGCCGTAGGCAAGGCCGACGCCTGA
- a CDS encoding MFS transporter produces MTEQTRTNAARWACGYCFAMGGMVHGSVMGRVPALKSMTGVDEQELGQALLGAGFGALLAFVFAGALVRRYGSRAITVVSGLALMASFPLLGLAQNVWELAAGFLVVGLTFATMDVAMNTQAVEVERRLGRPCIASLHGMYSLGGLVGAVGAAAFADLAPVWHFTLLAAIAVAILPFFARNLFEGRPEPMEEAAPAQRGWRLPPLSLIGLGLLTACAFVSEGAVADWGALLLHQVMGASERLAALGFAAFSATMVLGRLFGDRLRVRFADEALVRNLALLAIAGMLLALFSPWVASAIAGFALVGVGLSVVVPILIGAAGNRPGIEPSKGVAAVAGFGYGGLLMGPPLIGFLAEHVGLRLSLLVVVGLCAGLVLKASLVRRPPKANG; encoded by the coding sequence ATGACTGAGCAAACACGGACGAACGCTGCCCGCTGGGCCTGTGGATACTGCTTCGCCATGGGCGGGATGGTGCACGGCAGCGTGATGGGCCGGGTACCGGCCCTGAAGAGCATGACCGGGGTCGACGAGCAGGAGCTGGGCCAGGCATTGCTGGGCGCGGGCTTTGGCGCGCTGCTGGCGTTCGTCTTCGCCGGCGCCCTGGTGCGCCGTTACGGCAGCCGGGCGATCACTGTCGTCTCCGGTCTGGCGCTGATGGCCAGCTTCCCGCTGCTGGGCCTGGCGCAGAACGTGTGGGAGCTGGCGGCGGGCTTTCTGGTGGTCGGCCTGACCTTCGCCACCATGGATGTGGCGATGAACACCCAGGCGGTGGAAGTGGAGCGGCGCCTCGGCCGGCCGTGTATTGCCAGCTTGCATGGCATGTACAGCCTGGGCGGGCTGGTCGGCGCGGTTGGCGCAGCGGCCTTCGCCGATCTGGCGCCTGTGTGGCATTTCACCCTGCTGGCGGCGATCGCGGTGGCCATACTGCCCTTTTTCGCCCGCAACCTGTTCGAAGGGCGCCCGGAGCCCATGGAGGAGGCGGCGCCAGCCCAACGTGGCTGGCGCCTGCCGCCACTGTCGCTGATCGGTCTTGGATTGCTGACGGCGTGCGCGTTCGTTTCCGAAGGGGCGGTCGCCGACTGGGGCGCGTTGCTGCTGCATCAGGTGATGGGCGCGTCCGAACGCCTGGCGGCACTGGGCTTCGCGGCGTTCTCCGCGACCATGGTGCTGGGACGGCTGTTCGGCGATCGCCTGCGTGTGCGATTCGCCGACGAGGCCTTGGTGCGCAACCTGGCGTTGCTGGCCATCGCGGGCATGTTGCTGGCGCTGTTCAGTCCCTGGGTAGCGAGTGCTATCGCCGGCTTCGCCCTGGTGGGCGTAGGCCTGTCGGTGGTGGTGCCGATCCTGATCGGGGCGGCGGGCAATCGGCCGGGCATCGAACCGTCCAAAGGCGTGGCGGCGGTGGCGGGGTTCGGTTACGGGGGCTTGCTGATGGGGCCGCCGCTGATCGGCTTCCTCGCCGAGCACGTGGGGCTGCGCCTGTCATTGCTGGTGGTGGTGGGGCTGTGCGCCGGGCTGGTGCTCAAGGCGTCACTGGTGCGGCGCCCGCCGAAGGCGAACGGCTAG